A single Micromonospora luteifusca DNA region contains:
- a CDS encoding lytic transglycosylase domain-containing protein produces MFRRTGRPGAAVLAGLLLASALVGCAAKGESPQDLTAPVAVTDAPTDAPTDEVTAEPSPSVSAVESMGAAPSRRATPTAKPTKKSTRTAPKPLAVAKPPTETNVPPAPPKPAPSSCKPSYEGTQATRAEVKAALTDAADRIYWPVSAKDIKIPLSLLKATAWQESGWQSNIYACDGGVGLMQVMPATATWMNQRFEKSYQIDDYRDNAYLGATYLAWATRYIGEMYFESDFRLDPALCTAELNSCLLNAVIAAYNFGHGAVAQEGEPLTIPNPSYVRNVRALMSECVCLEY; encoded by the coding sequence ATGTTTCGACGGACCGGTCGGCCGGGCGCTGCGGTGCTCGCCGGGCTCCTGCTGGCGAGTGCGCTGGTCGGCTGCGCCGCCAAGGGGGAGAGCCCACAGGACCTGACCGCTCCGGTCGCGGTCACCGATGCGCCGACGGACGCCCCCACCGATGAGGTCACCGCGGAGCCGAGCCCGTCGGTGAGCGCCGTGGAGTCGATGGGTGCCGCGCCGAGTCGCCGTGCGACCCCGACCGCGAAGCCGACGAAGAAGTCGACCCGCACGGCGCCGAAGCCGCTCGCGGTGGCGAAGCCGCCCACCGAGACCAACGTCCCGCCGGCCCCGCCGAAGCCGGCGCCGAGCTCCTGCAAGCCGAGTTACGAGGGCACCCAGGCGACCCGCGCCGAGGTGAAGGCCGCCTTGACCGACGCGGCCGACCGCATCTACTGGCCGGTCTCCGCGAAGGACATCAAGATTCCGCTCAGCCTGCTCAAGGCCACCGCGTGGCAGGAGAGCGGCTGGCAGTCCAACATCTACGCCTGCGACGGCGGCGTCGGGTTGATGCAGGTGATGCCGGCCACCGCGACCTGGATGAACCAACGGTTCGAGAAGAGCTACCAGATCGACGACTACCGGGACAACGCCTATCTCGGCGCCACCTATCTGGCCTGGGCGACCAGGTACATCGGCGAGATGTACTTCGAATCCGACTTCCGCCTCGACCCGGCCCTGTGCACCGCCGAGCTGAACTCCTGCCTGCTCAACGCGGTCATCGCCGCGTACAACTTCGGGCATGGGGCGGTGGCGCAGGAGGGGGAGCCACTGACCATCCCCAACCCGTCGTACGTGCGTAACGTGCGGGCGTTGATGAGCGAGTGCGTCTGCCTGGAGTACTGA